A section of the Falco biarmicus isolate bFalBia1 chromosome 3, bFalBia1.pri, whole genome shotgun sequence genome encodes:
- the CCT5 gene encoding T-complex protein 1 subunit epsilon → MSAMGTLAFDEYGRPFLILKDQERKTRLMGLEALKSHIMAAKAVASTLRTSLGPNGLDKMMVDKDGEVTVTNDGATILNMMDVDHQIAKLMVELSKSQDDEIGDGTTGVVVLAGALLEQAEQLLDRGIHPIRIADGYEQAARIAIEHLDKISDSFPVDPQNIEPLIQTAKTTLGSKVVNRCHRQMAEIAVNAVLTVADMERKDVDFELIKVQGKVGGRLEDTQLVKGVIVDKDFSHPQMPKELKDAKIAILTCPFEPPKPKTKHKLDVTSVEDYKALQKYEKEKFEEMVKQIKDTGANLAICQWGFDDEANHLLLQNELPAVRWVGGPEIELIAIATGGRIVPRFCELTAEKLGFAGIVREISFGTTKDRMLVIEQCQNSRAVTIFIRGGNKMIIEEAKRSLHDALCVIRNLVRDNRIVYGGGAAEISCALAVSEAADKCPSLEQYAMRAFADALEVIPMALSENSGMNPIQTMTEVRARQVKENNPALGIDCLQKGTNDMKQQHVIETLIGKKQQISLATQVVRMILKIDDIRRPGESEE, encoded by the exons ATGTCGGCCATGGGGACGCTGGCCTTTGACGAGTATGGACGCCCTTTCCTCATCCTCAAGGACCAGGAGCGCAAGACGCGCCTCATGGGACTTGAGGCGCTCAAG TCTCACATAATGGCAGCAAAAGCTGTAGCAAGTACTCTGAGAACATCCCTTGGGCCCAATg GCCTGGATAAAATGATGGTGGACAAAGATGGCGAGGTGACTGTGACAAACGATGGTGCTACTATCCTGAATATGATGGATGTGGATCACCAGATAGCCAAACTTATGGTGGAGCTGTCTAAATCTCAAGATGATGAGATTGGGGATGGAACCACTGGAGTTGTTG ttCTGGCTGGAGCGTTACTGGAACAAGCTGAGCAATTACTAGATCGTGGTATTCACCCTATCAGGATAGCAGATGGTTATGAGCAGGCAGCCCGCATTGCTATTGAGCATCTAGACAAAATCAGTGACAGCTTTCCAGTTGATCCACAGAACATTGAACCTCTGATCCAGACAGCAAAGACAACGCTAGGCTCTAAAGT AGTTAACCGTTGTCACAGACAAATGGCAGAAATTGCTGTAAATGCTGTACTGACAGTAGCAGATATGGAACGTAAAGATGTTGATTTTGAGCTGATCAAAGTACAAGGCAAAGTGGGAGGTAGACTGGAAGATACACAGTTGGTTAAAGGAGTTATTGTGGATAAAGATTTCAGTCATCCACAGATGCCTAAA GAGCTTAAAGATGCTAAAATTGCAATCCTTACTTGTCCATTTGAACCACCTAAGCCTAAAACCAAGCATAAACTTGATGTCACATCTGTGGAAGATTACAAGGCACTGCAGAAATACGAAAAGGAGAAGTTTGAAGAGATGGTGAAACAG ATAAAAGACACTGGTGCAAACCTTGCTATTTGCCAGTGGGGTTTTGATGATGAGGCAAATCACTTGCTGCTCCAGAATGAGCTGCCTGCTGTTCGTTGGGTTGGTGGACCTGAAATAGAA TTAATCGCCATTGCAACTGGAGGACGCATCGTTCCTCGCTTCTGTGAACTCACAGCAGAGAAACTGGGTTTTGCGGGTATTGTTCGAGAGATCTCCTTTGGAACAACAAAGGACAGAATGCTTGTCATTGAGCAGTGTCAGAACTCCAGAGCTGTGACCATTTTCATTagaggaggaaataaaatg ATTATTGAAGAAGCAAAGCGATCTCTTCATGATGCGTTGTGTGTAATCCGGAATCTTGTTCGCGATAATCGTATTGTGTATGGTGGTGGAGCAGCTGAAATTTCTTGTGCCTTGGCAGTGAGTGAAGCAGCAGATAAG TGCCCGTCTTTGGAACAGTATGCTATGAGGGCTTTTGCAGATGCCTTGGAAGTAATTCCCATGGCACTTTCAGAGAACAGTGGTATGAATCCAATACAGACTATGACGGAAGTGCGGGCTAggcaagtgaaagaaaataatccgGCCCTTGGCATTGATTGTTTGCAGAAAGGAACAAACG AtatgaagcagcagcatgttATAGAAACCTTGATTGGTAAGAAACAGCAGATTTCTCTGGCGACTCAGGTTGTTAGAATGATTCTGAAGATTGATGATATCCGTAGGCCTGGAGAATCTGAAGAGTGA
- the ATPSCKMT gene encoding ATP synthase subunit C lysine N-methyltransferase isoform X2 has translation MPEVLEKESHAAGRREDCEGSSRRRSWGLLVTAGVGGTLVALYAAVTPFVTPALRKVCLPFVPATSTQIQNVLKMLENRSGSLVDIGSGDGRIVIAAAKRGFKAVGYELNPWLVWYSRYRAWRDGVHQNTRFYISDLWKVSFSGYTNVVVFGVPDMMPQLEKKLEEELQCSARIIACRFAFPCWIPDHTTGEGIDTVWAYDLKHSRGCETKSLETTPETES, from the exons ATGCCCGAGGTGCTAGAGAAGGAGAGCCACGCAGCCGGCCGGCGAGAGGACTGTGAGGGCAGCTCCAGGAGAAGGAGCTGGGGGCTGTTGGTCACTGCTGGTGTTGGTGGGACATTGGTGGCCCTCTATGCTGCGGTTACACCCTTTGTGACCCCGGCTCTGAGGAAAGTGTGCCTGCCCTTCGTTCCTGCAACTTCTACTCAGATCCAGAACGTGCTGAAAATGTTAGAAAACAGAAGTGGCTCCCTAGTTGACATTGGTAGCGGGGATGGCCGTATT gTGATAGCAGCTGCAAAAAGGGGATTCAAAGCTGTTGGTTATGAACTAAATCCCTGGCTAGTCTGGTACTCCAGATACCGTGCCTGGAGAGATGGAGTACATCAGAACACCAGattttatatttcagatttATGGAAG GTTTCGTTTTCCGGTTATACgaatgttgttgtttttggggtACCTGATATG ATGCCACAGTTGGAGAAGAAGCTGGAAGAAGAACTTCAATGTAGTGCCAGAATCATTGCCTGTCgttttgctttcccttgctgGATCCCAGATCATACTACTGGAGAGGGAATAGACACTGTGTGGGCCTATGATTTGAAACATTCTAGAGGATGTGAAACAAAAAGCTTGGAAACTACACCAGAGACAGaatcctaa
- the ATPSCKMT gene encoding ATP synthase subunit C lysine N-methyltransferase isoform X1 yields MAPPEDLSGSIRHGVMPEVLEKESHAAGRREDCEGSSRRRSWGLLVTAGVGGTLVALYAAVTPFVTPALRKVCLPFVPATSTQIQNVLKMLENRSGSLVDIGSGDGRIVIAAAKRGFKAVGYELNPWLVWYSRYRAWRDGVHQNTRFYISDLWKVSFSGYTNVVVFGVPDMMPQLEKKLEEELQCSARIIACRFAFPCWIPDHTTGEGIDTVWAYDLKHSRGCETKSLETTPETES; encoded by the exons ATGGCGCCTCCGGAGGACCTTTCTGGAAGCATCCGGCACG GTGTGATGCCCGAGGTGCTAGAGAAGGAGAGCCACGCAGCCGGCCGGCGAGAGGACTGTGAGGGCAGCTCCAGGAGAAGGAGCTGGGGGCTGTTGGTCACTGCTGGTGTTGGTGGGACATTGGTGGCCCTCTATGCTGCGGTTACACCCTTTGTGACCCCGGCTCTGAGGAAAGTGTGCCTGCCCTTCGTTCCTGCAACTTCTACTCAGATCCAGAACGTGCTGAAAATGTTAGAAAACAGAAGTGGCTCCCTAGTTGACATTGGTAGCGGGGATGGCCGTATT gTGATAGCAGCTGCAAAAAGGGGATTCAAAGCTGTTGGTTATGAACTAAATCCCTGGCTAGTCTGGTACTCCAGATACCGTGCCTGGAGAGATGGAGTACATCAGAACACCAGattttatatttcagatttATGGAAG GTTTCGTTTTCCGGTTATACgaatgttgttgtttttggggtACCTGATATG ATGCCACAGTTGGAGAAGAAGCTGGAAGAAGAACTTCAATGTAGTGCCAGAATCATTGCCTGTCgttttgctttcccttgctgGATCCCAGATCATACTACTGGAGAGGGAATAGACACTGTGTGGGCCTATGATTTGAAACATTCTAGAGGATGTGAAACAAAAAGCTTGGAAACTACACCAGAGACAGaatcctaa